In Arachis hypogaea cultivar Tifrunner chromosome 17, arahy.Tifrunner.gnm2.J5K5, whole genome shotgun sequence, a single window of DNA contains:
- the LOC112765673 gene encoding uncharacterized protein, producing the protein MDCFIGFASSIARDLACGAVDELRYPCCFNNFVDDIERKEDVLIRTRNGVKNRVKHAKKQAIKNTEVFDAWLEGSSPLKNNVEDLLKKARTNKSCCFGLCPNWIWRYHLAKKLSKEKQEIEKCIEEGKEYMQFERVASLPPTLYLSAAKRLKFDSMQYPYEQLMEALKDDKVTTIGLYGMGGCGKTTMALELMRTAETEHLFDKVLFVPVSSKVEVRKIQDKIASMLQFEFPEDGDRERAQRLSQRLTLDDESTLVILDDVWQLLDFGEIGIPSGEDHGNCKVLITTRSGTVCGLMDCQRIIHLATLTDEEAWFLFQKQANISLDMDNNLKQLGRLISDECKGLPVAIAAMAGTLKGKAEDDWRVALDRLRRSIPVNIEKGLQNPYNCLRVSYNNLDTEEAKSLFFLCSVFPEDFNIPVETLIRIAIGLGIVGEVRSLEGARNEVSAAKNMLISSCLLSLSHDNDEGECVKMHDLVRNIALWIAKEENKVVKCALEKDVTFESNSIKYLWCKEVPIDLDCSSIEFLCIKTDLHISDEIFERLESLKVLSLCWEGTHRRALSIASFKSLLNLRCLFLEWWELGDISSIGCMKKLESLTLCLCSFFELPDVVTTQLTNLRLLHLSKCDIETDPLGVIGRQQLLEELYFYDYEWGFDIGEHAEFLKKFSVPQALRRYQIKLGPEFEDYEKEILSGHRTLVLSYFDTSNAAVVDLAKKADVLLLANIKAGGKNIIPDIFQIESGGAMNYRWTELWLRDSETIECLVDTRSHYKQVGALFSELRKLAIERMEHLAALYHGMPLVGLFKNLEQLYIYKCPVLACLFVRAVARNLIQLEKLEIVSCDGLKYIMADEDTEVKEINREDDILVFSKLKQLRINGCSMLEYTIPVAFAQSLVQLESLEISRCGELKQVFGQSMHQGHNQSEPDIELLALEKLQLTSNSNMVSIFPQHCSATLPSLYEFYLWDCPKFDIAVNSSKANRWKDVRIIEKEFLTSKSLVINNSNMESIFNLDRVDTHGQPISLSLQHLRVLYLCRMKYICVGLENSFAFQHLKKLEIYGCEKVEVIFPVSALRYLPELERLEITECQALKQIIEEDVESKRWSNRFHPQPCFPKLAALFVNNCHNLKRLFCVSASNDLPNLKLLIIWGASELEALISDKNGKAKIELPKLKLAVLTYLSSLCQEIELPSLMLRVVHDCPKLSLTSSFPTLEEFEGKLSELNKDLEIDEFYRWKLVKMVGEIIKSDSRVEDPTKEVTTYFPVGAEDETRSTMEIHQSIRRDIGEGATSHNDKTVTLSNHSQSARSKSDQLVNSRHKSYSHPTNKNNEHRPVIVRDSEYDVPISLVQIGEDDNNDRKIAPSVSVLAEKHPVTDDNLVEKVVADVEESLKMPLKDIASSEANCLRLLTALKFLSHLPLEDETLSSGLKAVIDSLHQEFPSILWSFKQAFAATHRFAVLEEKKRCIMEEPSYQNEKAYEMEETVKEGIIRLGKEIEDCEAELSSLEEEKKQCIFESTRVKKESESVRRDIPQMVEYQRKAKQQLFEINYKWSALCSQFQLNHMVARRPS; encoded by the exons ATGGATTGCTTTATTGGTTTTGCCTCTTCCATTGCAAGAGATTTGGCATGTGGTGCAGTTGATGAATTGCGCTATCCCTGTTGCTTCAACAATTTTGTCGACGACATAGAACGAAAGGAAGACGTAttgataagaacaaggaatggtGTAAAAAACCGTGTTAAACATGCAaagaaacaagcaataaagaataCTGAAGTTTTTGATGCATGGTTAGAGGGATCCAGCCCTCTCAAAAACAATGTAGAGGATCTGCTCAAAAAAGCAAGAACAAACAAGAGCTGTTGTTTTGGACTTTGTCCAAATTGGATTTGGAGATACCATCTTGCCAAGAAATTATCAAAGGAAAAACAGGAAATTGAAAAGTGTATTGAAGAAGGTAAAGAGTATATGCAATTTGAACGTGTAGCTTCGCTGCCGCCCACTCTATATCTCTCTGCAGCAAAACGTTTGAAATTTGATAGTATGCAATATCCTTATGAGCAACTTATGGAAGCACTTAAAGATGACAAGGTTACTACTATTGGATTGtatggcatgggaggttgtggtaaAACCACCATGGCATTGGAACTTATGAGGACTGCAGAAACTGAGCATCTTTTTGATAAGGTGCTTTTTGTGCCTGTGTCAAGTAAGGTCGAAGTTCGAAAAATCCAAGATAAGATTGCTAGTATGCTACAGTTTGAGTTTCCAGAAGATGGAGATAGGGAGAGAGCCCAACGTTTGAGCCAGAGACTAACTCTTGATGATGAGAGTACCCTTGTGATCTTGGATGATGTGTGGCAATTGCTTGATTTTGGTGAAATAGGAATACCTTCGGGTGAGGATCATGGAAACTGCAAGGTTCTGATCACCACGCGTTCCGGAACAGTATGTGGTTTGATGGATTGCCAAAGAATAATTCACTTAGCAACTTTAACTGATGAAGAAGCAtggtttctttttcaaaagcaagcAAACATATCTCTAGACATggataataatctaaagcaattggGAAGACTGATATCAGATGAATGTAAAGGGTTACCTGTTGCTATTGCTGCCATGGCAGGGACTTTGAAAGGCAAGGCCGAAGATGATTGGAGGGTCGCATTAGACAGACTAAGAAGATCAATTCCAGTGAATATCGAAAAAGGTTTGCAAAATCCTTACAATTGCCTGCGAGTAAGCTATAATAATTTGGACACTGAAGAAGCCAAGTCACTTTTCTTCTTGTGTTCTGTGTTCCCTGAAGATTTTAACATCCCAGTGGAAACTTTAATCAGAATTGCAATAGGGTTGGGCATAGTTGGAGAAGTTAGATCACTTGAAGGGGCAAGGAACGAAGTGAGTGCAGCGAAGAATATGCTAATAAGTTCTTGTTTGTTGTCATTGTCGCACGACAATGATGAGGGAGAATGTGTCAAAATGCATGATTTAGTTCGCAATATAGCCCTCTGGATTGCAAAGGAAGAGAATAAGGTGGTGAAGTGTGCCTTGGAAAAGGATGTGACTTTTGAATCCAATTCCATAAAATATTTGTGGTGTAAGGAAGTTCCAATTGATTTGGATTGTTCTAGTATTGAATTTCTCTGCATAAAAACAGATCTGCACATTTCagatgaaatttttgaaagattggaAAGCCTCAAAGTTTTGTCTCTTTGCTGGGAAGGTACTCACCGAAGAGCGCTATCAATCGCCTCGTTCAAATCGCTGTTGAACCTTCGCTGTCTGTTCTTAGAATGGTGGGAATTAGGTGATATCTCATCTATAGGCTGCATGAAGAAACTTGAAAGTCTTACGTTGTGTCTTTGTTCATTCTTTGAATTACCTGATGTTGTAACTACACAATTGACAAACTTGAGATTGCTACATTTGTCAAAGTGTGACATTGAAACTGATCCTTTAGGAGTGATTGGAAGACAACAACTGTTGGAAGAACTGTACTTCTATGATTATGAATGGGGTTTTGATATTGGAGAACATGCAgagttcttaaaaaaatttagtgtcCCTCAAGCATTGCGGAGGTATCAGATAAAGTTAGGACCTGAATTCGAAGATTATGAGAAAGAAATTCTCAGTGGTCATAGAACTTTAGTTCTTAGTTATTTTGATACATCAAATGCAGCAGTTGTGGATTTGGCCAAAAAAGCAGATGTTCTGCTCCTAGCAAATATAAAAGCAGGTGGGAAAAACATCATCCCTGACATATTTCAAATAGAAAGTGGAGGAGCTATGAATTACAGGTGGACTGAGCTTTGGTTACGTGATTCTGAGACGATAGAGTGTTTGGTAGATACTCGCAGCCATTATAAACAAGTAGGAGCTCTTTTTTCCGAGTTGCGCAAACTGGCAATCGAACGTATGGAGCACTTAGCAGCATTATACCATGGTATGCCTCTGGTTGGCCTTTTCAAGAACTTAGAGCAACTATATATCTACAAATGTCCAGTTTTAGCATGTCTCTTCGTTCGTGCGGTTGCTCGAAATTTGATACAGCTGGAAAAACTAGAGATAGTGTCTTGTGATGGACTGAAGTACATAATGGCAGATGAAGACACAGAGGTTAAGGAGATTAACAGAGAAGATGACATTTTGGTGTTCTCAAAATTGAAGCAGCTTCGAATCAATGGGTGTTCAATGCTGGAATATACAATTCCAGTTGCCTTTGCTCAAAGCCTTGTACAGTTGGAGTCTCTGGAAATTTCCAGATGTGGTGAGTTGAAACAAGTGTTTGGACAAAGCATGCACCAAGGTCACAATCAAAGTGAACCTGATATTGAGCTTCTTGCTCTTGAAAAGCTTCAACTTACTTCCAACTCGAATATGGTTAGCATTTTCCCCCAACATTGTTCTGCAACATTGCCATCTCTGTATGAGTTTTATCTGTGGGATTGTCCAAAGTTTGATATAGCTGTCAATTCATCCAAGGCTAATCGTTGGAAG GACGTTAGGATCATTGAGAAGGAGTTCCTGACTTCAAAATCTCTAGTGATAAACAACTCCAACATGGAAAGTATTTTTAACCTTGATCGGGTGGATACGCATGGACAACCAATCAGCTTGAGTTTGCAACACCTACGAGTGCTTTATCTATGTCGAATGAAGTATATCTGTGTTGGTCTGGAAAACTCCTTTGCCTTTCAACATCTcaagaaattagaaatatatgGATGTGAAAAGGTTGAGGTAATCTTTCCTGTTTCTGCTCTGCGATACCTACCCGAATTGGAGCGACTAGAGATAACAGAATGCCAAGCCTTAAAGCAAATCATTGAAGAGGATGTGGAGAGTAAAAGGTGGTCGAATCGTTTTCATCCGCAGCCATGCTTCCCGAAACTAGCTGCACTTTTTGTCAACAATTGTCACAACTTAAAACGTCTGTTTTGTGTGTCTGCATCAAATGATCTTCCCAATCTAAAGTTGCTCATCATATGGGGTGCCAGTGAGCTAGAAGCACTGATCAGTGACAAGAACGGAAAGGCGAAAATTGAGCTACCAAAGCTTAAGCTTGCAGTGCTAACCTATCTATCCAGTCTTTGCCAAGAGATTGAATTGCCCAGTCTAATGCTTCGTGTTGTCCATGATTGTCCAAAACTCTCTTTGACTTCATCATTTCCTACGCTTGAGGAGTTTGAAGGAAAACTTTCTGAATTGAACAAAG ATTTGGAAATTGATGAGTTTTATAGGTGGAAGTTAGTCAAGATGGTAGGTGAAATTATTAAATCAGATAGCAGAGTTGAGGATCCTACTAAGGAAGTCACTACATACTTTCCAGTTGGCGCGGAAGATGAAACCAGAAGCACTATGGAAATTCATCAG AGTATTAGGAGAGACATTGGAGAAGGAGCTACTTCACATAATGACAAGACAGTAACCCTCTCAAATCATTCACAATCAGCTAGATCAAAGTCAGACCAGTTAGTTAATTCTCGGCATAAATCATATTCACAT ccaacaaataaaaataatgagcATCGTCCTGTAATTGTTAGAGACTCCGAGTATGATGTTCCCATCAGTTTAGTCCAAATAGGGGAGGATGACAACAATGACCGAAAAATTGCACCTTCTGTTTCTGTTCTCGCAGAAAAACATCCTGTAACCGATGATAATTTGGTGGAGAAGGTCGTTGCCGATGTAGAAGAATCTCTAAAGATGCCTCTGAAGGACATAGCTAGTTCTGAGGCTAACTGTCTTCGCCTTCTAACTGCTCTTAAATTCTTGTCTCACCTTCCTCTAGAAGATGAGACTCTATCAAGTGGACTTAAAGCAGTCATAGACTCCTTACACCAAGAATTTCCAAGCATTCTATGGTCCTTTAAACAAGCCTTTGCTGCCACGCATAGATTTGCAGTGcttgaagaaaagaagagatgCATTATGGAAGAGCCGAGTTATCAAAACGAGAAAGCCTATGAGATGGAAGAAACTGTGAAGGAAGGAATCATAAGGCTGGGGAAAGAAATAGAAGACTGTGAAGCTGAACTGTCATCTCTTGAAGAGGAAAAGAAGCAATGCATTTTCGAAAGTACAAGGGTGAAAAAGGAATCTGAGAGTGTGAGGAGAGACATTCCCCAAATGGTGGAATATCAAAGAAAAGCTAAGCAGCAATTATTTGAGATCAATTATAAATGGTCAGCTTTGTGTAGTCAATTTCAGCTTAACCACATGGTTGCCAGAAGACCCTCTTAA